One genomic window of Aptenodytes patagonicus chromosome 3, bAptPat1.pri.cur, whole genome shotgun sequence includes the following:
- the PKIB gene encoding cAMP-dependent protein kinase inhibitor beta has protein sequence MTDVEPVVTDFAASGRAGRRNALPDILGSPAGAGTSDLTHKLAELSVSEDEGAEGGEVPSSKALLESQEAEGKSNDS, from the exons ATGACTGATGTGGAGCCTGTGGTCACAGATTTTGCAGCATCAGGACGGGCAGGCCGCCGGAACGCCTTACCAGATATTCTGGGCTCTCCTGCTGGTGCTGGGACTTCAGACCTGACACACAAACTGGCTGAGCTCTCCGTTTCAGAAG aTGAAGGAGCAGAGGGTGGTGAAGTGCCATCATCCAAAGCCTTACTGGAAAGTCAAGAGGCGGAAGGAAAAAGCAATGATTCCTAA
- the FABP7 gene encoding fatty acid-binding protein, brain, which produces MVEAFCATWKLVDSQNFDEYMKALGVGFATRQVGNVTKPTVIISSEGDKVVIRTQSTFKNTEISFKLGEEFDETTPDDRNCKSVVTLDGNKLVHVQKWDGKETNFVREIKDGKMVMTLTFGDVVAVRHYEKA; this is translated from the exons ATGGTCGAGGCTTTCTGCGCCACCTGGAAGCTGGTGGACAGCCAGAACTTCGACGAGTACATGAAGGCGCTGG GAGTGGGGTTTGCAACACGGCAGGTGGGGAATGTGACTAAACCCACTGTGATTATCAGCAGCGAGGGGGACAAAGTAGTGATCAGGACTCAGAGCACTttcaaaaacacagaaatcaGCTTTAAACTTGGAGAGGAATTTGATGAAACTACCCCCGATGACAGAAACTGCAAA TCAGTTGTGACCCTGGATGGAAACAAGCTAGTGCACGTACAGAAGTGGGACGGCAAGGAGACAAACTTTGTGAGAGAAATAAAGGATGGTAAAATGGTAATG ACTCTCACCTTTGGTGATGTGGTTGCTGTTCGCCACTATGAGAAAGCGTAG